The window AACCAAGCCAAGAAAAACGGCTGCGCCAACCCAGTGATTGTTGAGGAAGGCCTTAAAACAGTGCTGGGAACTGCGGTCGCGAATCAGGTGCTGTTGATACACAAACAACATGGCGGCGGCGATCAGGGAGACCTGGAAGTAAATGCCCAGCTCGTATTGCGCGCCGACCATGAACAGGATGCCCAACGTTAATACCTGCAAGCCCGCCACGGCGGCGCGATCCGCCTCGCCAAATAGAATGGCGGTGGATTTAACCCCGATCTTGAGGTCGTCCTCCCTGTCCGCCATGGCGTACATGGTGTCATAGGCGACAGTCCATACCACTGTCGCGGTGTACAGCAGCCATGCCTGCTGCGGCACGGCGTCAAGCTCCGCGGCGAAAGCCATGGGTATGCCCCAGGCGAAGGCCGCGCCCAGTACGACCTGGGGCAGGTAAGTGTGGCGCTTCATGAAGGGGTAAGTTGAAGCCAGCGCCAGCGCTCCGGCTGAGAGGTAAATCGTCAGGGCGTTGGTGAACAGCACCAGAATGAAAGAGACCCCGACCAGAACGCCGAACAAGGTCAGCGCCTCTTTTTCCGTCACCCGGTTCTGTGCAAAGGGACGGCTTTTGGTGCGCTCGACATGCATGTCTATACGTCGGTCTGCATAGTCGTTAATGACGCACCCGGCCGAACGCATCAGCAGGACGCCGACAACGAAAATGAACAGGTTCTTGAGGGAGGGGGAGCCTTCAGCAGCCAGCCATAGCGCCCACAGCGTTGGCCAGAGCAGCAGATAGGTTCCGATAGGACGGTTCAGTCGCGTGAGATCGATATAAACCGGCAATTTCGCCTTGATTTGTTCCGCCAGGGATGGAAGTGGACGCCCTTGGGATTTCATAGCCAAACAGAATCCTGATTTAGTATGTGGTTTGCCACTGTGTTCAAGCTCAGCCGCCCAGTAACTTATTTTCCGCCTGTTCAACTTGATCCGCCGAACCATGCAGAATCAGCGTATCGCCGGGCTGCAGAACAAAATCGCCGGAAGGATCGAAGAATTCCTCATCTCCGCGTCGAATACTATCGACATTACAGGCGGCCAGTTTCATCTGCGCCAGAGAGCGATGACAGCTGTAAGCGCCATCCGGTAGCGTCAACGCATGTAATTTTTCCAGCGGCGTGCCGTCAGCGCCGACCAACTGGGAGTTAATGCCAGGGTAATAACCGTGCAGCATTTTGTAGCGGCTACGGCGCACTTCCTCAATTTGACGATGAATTTTCCTGGCCGGCGCGCCCATAAGGGTAAGCACTTGAGTCACCAACATCAAGCTGGCCTCCAGCGTCTCCGGCACGATTTCCGTCGCTCCCGCTTCCTGCAGCAACGACATTTTTGAGTCATCCGCCGTGCGCACCAGGATCGGCACGTTGGAGCCGGTGGAGCGGACCTTGCGAATGACCGCCAGACTCTTGTCCACATCAGCGTAAGTGATGATCAGCAGGCGCGAGCGCTCCAGGCCCAGCGCCTTGAGAATATCCAGCCGTTCAGAGTCGCCATAGTGCACAGGCTCGCCAGCAGCGGCGGCTTCTTTTACCCGCACAGGGTCCTTATCCACGGCGGTCATGGGCATGCTGCTGCGACGCATGAAGCGGGCGACGGTCTGTCCTACCCGGCCGAAACCGCAGACAATGGCGTGGCCTTCCAGTTCGGAGCAGGCGTTGGTCAACGCTTCCACGCGGGTTTGAGCGACACCCTGTCCTTTATCGGAAGGGAAGCGGGCGCTGAGATAGCGCGCCAGATTCATCAGCCAGGGCGTCAACGTAATACTGAGAATGACAGTGGTGATCACCACTGCGCCAGCTTGTTTGGATATCAGCTGGAACTTTTCGCCCAGTGCGAAGAGAGCGAAACCGAATTCGCCGCCCTGAGCCAGGTACAGGCCGGTCTTCAGCGCAACGGCTCTGTCTTTCTGGTGACGATAGGCGAGGGCGCCGATCAGCGTCGCCTTAGCCAGCAGGAGCATTGCAGTGATGAGGAGAATCCAGGGCCAGTTGGCGAGCACTTCCTGAAAGTCCACGATCATGCCTACGCTGATAAAAAACAGGCCCAGCAGAAGGTCGCGGAAAGGGCGAATATCCGCCTCAATCTGATGTTTATAGTGGGTTTCCGACAGCATCATGCCGGCGATAAACGCGCCAAGCGCCATGGATAGCCCGAAGCTGTGGGTCAAAGCCGCCGCCAGCAGCGACACCATCAACACGGTCAGAACGAAAAGTTCTTCCGAGTGGGATTTGGCGACTTCCGTGAAAATAAACGGCAGCACGTATTTACCAATCGCCAGCATCAACGCGAATAGCAGAGCGCCTTTACCCAGGGTGATGGCCAGTGCCGCCGCCAGGGATCTGTCCGAGCCGCCCGCCAGAAACGGGATCAGAATCAAAAAGATAACCGCAGCCAGATCCTGGAACAGCAGCACCCCCATTGACATGACGCCGTGAGGCAGACCCAGTTCATTGCGCTGCACCAGCTCTTTGCTGACCACCGCTGTGGAGGAAAGCGCCAGAGCTCCGGCGATGATAATGGCCTCTTCCGTACTGGCTTTGAACAGCCGGGCGATGCCGAAGATCACCAGACTGCTCACCGCCACCTGCCAACCGCCCAGGTTGAACACCACCTTGCGTAAAGCAATCATCTTGGCCAGAGAGAACTCCAGCCCGAGGGAGAACAGCAGAAATACCACGCCGAACTCCGCCAGCACCTGGATCGTTTCCACGTCGTCCACCCATCCCAAGGCCGTGGGACCGACGCCGAGGCCCACCGCGAGGTAAGCCAGGACAGAGGGTATGTTCATGCGCCGGAACAGCGACGATACGACGACCGCCGCGGTGATCAGCACCAAAAACTGACTCAGATTAGCTTCATGCATAAGAGGTAAGGAACCAACATCGCCTGTTAGTGAATTGGTTTAGCGCCCGGGCGGGCTTAGCTTAAAGACCTTTTACGGCGTAGATGCCAGGTGCGTTGCGCCAGTAGCCTTTGTAGTCCATGCCATAACCGAATATGTAGCGGTCAGCGACTCTCAGGCCAGTGAAATCGCACTTCTGGCCGGGATAGACTTTACGTTCATGCTGCTTGTCCACCAGCACTGCGGTGTAGACTTTCTCTGGCTTCTTGTCTTGGCAGTAATCGCAGATGGCGTGCAGGGTGGCGCCTTCGTCAAGGATATCGTCAAGGATGATGACCGTACGTCCTTCCAGGTTTTCGGCCGGCTCCACTTTCCATTTCAGACCGCCGCCGCTGGTCTGGTTGTTATAGCGGGTGGCGTGAATATAACTGACTTCCAGCGGAAAGCGCAGCTTGGGAAGCAGCTTGCCTGCGAACACGACGCCGCCGGTCATCACGCAATACACCAAAGGGTTGCTGTCTTTCAGTTGCGCCGTGATTTCCTGCGCCAGACGCTCGATAGCCTGGTCTACCTGCGTTTCGTCGAATAGGCAGTCTGCTTCCTGAAATACCTGCTGCATGTTTTCCATATTATGGGACATTGGAATTACCTGAGAGTTACCGTTGTGATGATGAATGTTCTAAGAATTTATAAAAGTTACAGGGCTTGTTGGCGACGC is drawn from Hahella sp. KA22 and contains these coding sequences:
- the ubiA gene encoding 4-hydroxybenzoate octaprenyltransferase — translated: MKSQGRPLPSLAEQIKAKLPVYIDLTRLNRPIGTYLLLWPTLWALWLAAEGSPSLKNLFIFVVGVLLMRSAGCVINDYADRRIDMHVERTKSRPFAQNRVTEKEALTLFGVLVGVSFILVLFTNALTIYLSAGALALASTYPFMKRHTYLPQVVLGAAFAWGIPMAFAAELDAVPQQAWLLYTATVVWTVAYDTMYAMADREDDLKIGVKSTAILFGEADRAAVAGLQVLTLGILFMVGAQYELGIYFQVSLIAAAMLFVYQQHLIRDRSSQHCFKAFLNNHWVGAAVFLGLVLEFIFRP
- a CDS encoding monovalent cation:proton antiporter family protein; the encoded protein is MHEANLSQFLVLITAAVVVSSLFRRMNIPSVLAYLAVGLGVGPTALGWVDDVETIQVLAEFGVVFLLFSLGLEFSLAKMIALRKVVFNLGGWQVAVSSLVIFGIARLFKASTEEAIIIAGALALSSTAVVSKELVQRNELGLPHGVMSMGVLLFQDLAAVIFLILIPFLAGGSDRSLAAALAITLGKGALLFALMLAIGKYVLPFIFTEVAKSHSEELFVLTVLMVSLLAAALTHSFGLSMALGAFIAGMMLSETHYKHQIEADIRPFRDLLLGLFFISVGMIVDFQEVLANWPWILLITAMLLLAKATLIGALAYRHQKDRAVALKTGLYLAQGGEFGFALFALGEKFQLISKQAGAVVITTVILSITLTPWLMNLARYLSARFPSDKGQGVAQTRVEALTNACSELEGHAIVCGFGRVGQTVARFMRRSSMPMTAVDKDPVRVKEAAAAGEPVHYGDSERLDILKALGLERSRLLIITYADVDKSLAVIRKVRSTGSNVPILVRTADDSKMSLLQEAGATEIVPETLEASLMLVTQVLTLMGAPARKIHRQIEEVRRSRYKMLHGYYPGINSQLVGADGTPLEKLHALTLPDGAYSCHRSLAQMKLAACNVDSIRRGDEEFFDPSGDFVLQPGDTLILHGSADQVEQAENKLLGG
- a CDS encoding hypoxanthine-guanine phosphoribosyltransferase yields the protein MSHNMENMQQVFQEADCLFDETQVDQAIERLAQEITAQLKDSNPLVYCVMTGGVVFAGKLLPKLRFPLEVSYIHATRYNNQTSGGGLKWKVEPAENLEGRTVIILDDILDEGATLHAICDYCQDKKPEKVYTAVLVDKQHERKVYPGQKCDFTGLRVADRYIFGYGMDYKGYWRNAPGIYAVKGL